In Synechococcus sp. UW69, a single genomic region encodes these proteins:
- a CDS encoding molecular chaperone DnaJ, with protein sequence MVELIDQLKGEYGARSRGRVLEMLLQDLLDPGDGSTGPEETSVKDEGEPEATTSTDEITSLVLIGSGSLLHNAEPSQPPDSSAPSANVSSGIDLPGFVSKRTGQLKATLRSPQQRDSAQNDPLVSTVDPSDLRDASAAAEDHWRSLYGQPPGPTVIEASMTWLARDVWSSTDASDGRPFTWSAANAAVETLCAGWESRDPSLGRVMAVAGALEDPFATSSLAERMPTLIRRFVNRFRRSRQVTSFETLESTMTVHGALKLLGLSTRAGTAVTLSSIRDAYKQRALEEHPDAGGSTDAMRRLNEAYRLLRELYRNR encoded by the coding sequence ATGGTCGAGTTGATTGACCAACTCAAGGGTGAATACGGAGCACGCTCTCGGGGGCGTGTGCTCGAAATGCTTTTGCAGGATCTGCTCGATCCAGGCGATGGGAGCACAGGCCCTGAGGAAACATCCGTCAAGGACGAAGGTGAACCAGAGGCGACAACCAGCACTGATGAGATAACGAGTCTGGTTTTGATTGGCTCCGGAAGTCTTCTCCACAATGCAGAACCGAGCCAACCTCCCGATTCCAGCGCACCTTCCGCCAACGTTTCTTCGGGCATTGATCTTCCAGGTTTCGTGAGCAAGCGAACCGGTCAGCTCAAAGCGACACTCCGGTCGCCGCAGCAACGAGATTCCGCTCAGAACGATCCCTTGGTTTCGACGGTTGATCCTTCTGATTTACGAGATGCCAGTGCTGCGGCTGAAGATCACTGGAGATCTCTGTATGGACAACCACCGGGCCCCACAGTGATCGAAGCCTCCATGACATGGCTAGCCCGCGACGTCTGGTCCAGCACTGACGCCAGTGATGGCCGGCCGTTCACCTGGTCTGCGGCCAATGCTGCTGTTGAGACGCTTTGTGCTGGCTGGGAGTCCCGTGACCCTTCCCTAGGCCGGGTGATGGCCGTTGCAGGTGCGCTTGAGGATCCATTCGCCACCTCATCCCTGGCGGAACGCATGCCGACGTTGATCCGCCGGTTTGTCAATCGTTTTCGTCGCAGCCGTCAGGTCACCTCCTTCGAAACTCTTGAGTCCACGATGACGGTCCACGGAGCGCTCAAGCTCTTAGGCCTGTCCACGCGAGCGGGCACAGCGGTGACCTTGAGCTCCATTCGGGATGCCTATAAACAGCGGGCCCTGGAAGAACATCCCGATGCAGGCGGATCAACCGATGCGATGCGTCGACTCAATGAGGCCTACCGACTGCTGCGCGAGCTGTACCGCAATCGCTAG
- a CDS encoding YqhA family protein, giving the protein MVARWIERRFERLIWKFRLISIVPVVLSLLGSVGCFVIGAIEVFNAFLVIMRMPFSTKSFAAKTIAQMVGGVDYFVIGIALLIFGYGIYELVISDLDPRLEGGSEQHTNILSVNSLQSLKNNLSNVIVVGLIVAAFKKTIGFEVKNATDLLALSGSVVMLALSAWLIVRSHGAEEKG; this is encoded by the coding sequence ATGGTCGCCCGTTGGATTGAAAGGCGGTTTGAGCGGCTCATCTGGAAATTTCGTCTGATCAGCATTGTTCCCGTCGTGCTGAGCCTTCTCGGCAGCGTCGGCTGCTTCGTTATTGGTGCGATTGAAGTCTTTAACGCTTTTCTCGTGATCATGCGAATGCCCTTCAGCACAAAAAGCTTCGCTGCCAAAACCATCGCTCAGATGGTGGGCGGTGTTGATTATTTCGTCATCGGCATTGCCTTGCTCATCTTTGGCTATGGCATCTATGAATTGGTGATTTCAGACCTTGATCCACGCCTTGAAGGAGGCTCTGAACAACACACCAACATCCTTTCGGTGAACAGCCTGCAAAGCCTTAAAAACAATCTCTCCAACGTGATTGTTGTCGGCCTGATTGTCGCAGCGTTCAAAAAGACAATTGGTTTTGAGGTGAAAAATGCCACCGATCTACTGGCACTCAGTGGATCGGTGGTGATGCTGGCTCTCAGTGCCTGGTTGATTGTTCGGAGCCATGGGGCGGAAGAAAAGGGGTAG
- a CDS encoding allophycocyanin subunit alpha-B: MSVVRDLILQADDDLRYPTSGELRTMVDFLDQGAMRVSVVKVLTENEKKIVDESAKQLFGRKPEYVAPGGNAYGQRQRAQCLRDYSWYLRLVTYGVLAGSTEMIQEIGLVGAREMYNSLGVPMPGMVEAIKCMKDASLALLSEQQVKLTSPYFDYLIQGMQTST; the protein is encoded by the coding sequence ATGAGCGTTGTCCGGGATCTCATCCTCCAGGCCGATGACGATCTGCGGTATCCCACCAGTGGCGAACTCCGCACGATGGTGGATTTCCTTGACCAAGGCGCCATGCGCGTGTCCGTGGTCAAGGTTCTGACCGAGAACGAAAAGAAGATCGTCGACGAATCTGCCAAGCAGTTGTTTGGTCGTAAGCCGGAGTACGTCGCCCCCGGCGGCAATGCCTACGGTCAACGTCAGCGCGCCCAGTGCCTGCGTGACTACAGCTGGTACCTGCGCTTGGTCACCTACGGAGTCCTTGCGGGTAGCACCGAAATGATCCAGGAGATCGGCTTGGTGGGCGCACGCGAGATGTACAACAGCCTGGGTGTTCCGATGCCAGGCATGGTGGAAGCCATCAAGTGCATGAAGGACGCCTCCCTGGCGCTTTTGTCGGAACAGCAGGTGAAGCTCACGTCGCCTTATTTCGACTACCTGATTCAAGGCATGCAAACGTCAACCTGA